The genomic region TTTCATTAAGCTCGCCGTTAACCTGGATAAAGTCGCGCGGGCTGAATGTCAGCGTCAGATCGTTTATTCGATAAAAAGGGAAGCTCGCCATTGACCTGCAATAGTGCATCGCTGTCGGGTGCCAGAAACAGGGCAACATGATTATTATGCGAAAACTGTTCCAGTTTTTCTTTATCCGCCCTGCTCAGGGCATCAAGATGGCGCAGAACCAGCAATGGACCATTATCTGCCAGCACCAGTTCGACATGGCCCAGACGCCTGGCTACCTGCAAACTGTTTAACAATTGGTGCAGATGCGGGATTAAGGCATTAAGCTCAGGTTTCAAAACGGGACACTGCATAACAGTGACCAGCTCACCTGATGAAGCCACCTGACGAAATCCCATTTGCACTGTCTGGCTACGTTTATCAAAGTACAAGCTCAATCGCGCCCGTCGCCGATAGCCGTACGGCTCCCCCGCAATAATATTGTCTATTACCACCGGGATAATGCTGGTCACTTAAGGTGACCAGCAACCTTTTTATCCGGATATTTCCTGCTCTTTACCCTCAACTCTCTCGGGTAACTTCGCTCTCTTCTACCCGGTAACACAAGCCATTTCGCCTGTTCATACAGGGTTCTCAGTTCTCCCGGCATTTTTCCCGGCGAAGCCCAGGGCAGGGTTATCAGCATCCGGATTATTTCGCTTATCGCTCCACTGAAGCTCAGCTGGTAAGGCAGGTAATCTCCTTTCAGATGGAACGCCATCTGCACCATCTGATATCGCACCAGGTTATAAGCCAGCAGTACCCCCCATAGCTCCTGTCTCACCAGCTCCGGCAGGCGACTGCGTAATGTCCACCGGCTGTCCAGCATACCCTGCTTTGCTTCCCGGTAGCCCAGTTCTGTTTCCCAGCGGTGGCGATATAGCTCGCTGATATCTTTACCCGGATAGCGATTCGGGTCTGTCAGTGACGTCAGCACCTGCCTCTCTTTACCGTCTACCCTGCGGGTCAGCAGTCTTGCCACCATTTCTTCCGGGACCCCTGGCCATTGCTTCCTGGCTCGTGGACTGGTTTTCAGGCATATCAGTTCATCTCCACGCCCCAAACGGCGAACCACCTGATACTGTACGTGTTTTTTCAACGGCAACAACCAGTGACGGTGTTCTCCTGCTGTCTGCCAGTGATGAAGCAGACCCATCGAATAAAATCCCTTATCGAACAGGGTGGTACTGTTATTCGGGGTTTTCTCCGTCAGGTGCTCAGCCAGCCGCATTTCACTGACTTTTTCACTGTCGAATGCACTGGCGGCGATCAGATGGCTGCTCAGCTCCATCAGACAAACCATTCGCACCTGAGGATAGCCGCCTTCGCCGTACTGGCTGCTGTGTTTACTGAAGACGGCTCTGTTTTCCGGCGTATCGGCGGTACGCCAGACCACGCCGTCGACAGCAAACAGATTCAGACCGTGCCATTTTGGATGTGCAGCCTGCTGATTCCAGTGCTGCTGTGTGATATCAAAAAGCTCCCGCACTGCATTTTCACCCAGAGTCTTACGGCGCTGAATGACAGCGCTGCGTGCGGTAAAAGGAGCTCCGGTCCGGTCAGTAATATCCATCAGATTGACGATTTCGGTCATCGGATGATCGCAAAAAATGGACATCCCAACGACAAGCCAAATCATGGATTCGAGGGAAAGTTTACGTTTACGCAAAGTAACGGTATCGGTCAGGGTGAGCGCCTGCTGAATAAGCTCGGGAGGAATAAGGTCCGCGAGACTACGGGCGCGCTCAGGAGTGGCGGCATTGATGATGCCGAGGGCCTGGGAAAGTTCCATTTAAAAAGGGTTCCATGATGAACATAGAACCCTTTTTACCGCATAAACCGGATCGGTCAACCGATCCTTAAATGATCGGCATTAACCACCGGGACACCGTTTTTCTGACTCAGCATGCGCGAAAGGGCGTTAGCTTTGCTCTGCTGCTGCAAGGTGGATGATGCATGCTGGATCTGACAGCCACCACAGCGGCCAAAATACGGACAGCGTGGTGCCACGCGTTCAGAGCTGGCAGAAAGAATTCGGGTTGTTTTGCCCCGCGCCCATGAACTTTTTTCCTGGACGATCTCCACCTCGACGCACTCGCCCGGCAATGCCCCACTAATGAACAGTGCTTTACCGTTTATTCGTCCCACTCCCTGCCCCAGTCCATCCAGTTCATCAATCATCACTCTTATGATCTGGCGGGTCGTCACGCACCGTTTTGCAGAGTAGAATTGCGCCATTATTCAGTTTCATCCGTAACATAGTTAGCGAAAAAGCGTGCGTAGCCTACACCAGGGATTAAGAAAATACGACCCGCGTAGCCCGCTCACACCACCGTGCTACAGGATAATTATGACTAAATACAGCCTGCGGGCGCGCATGATAATTTTGATTCTGGCCCCCACGTTGATGATCGGGCTTTTATTAAGCACTTTTTTTATCGTACATCGCTATAACGAGCTGCAACATCAGCTTATGAATGCGGGGGCAAATATTATTGAACCCCTGGCTACCGCCAGTGAATATGGCATAACCTTCCAAAGCAAAACATCGGTACGCCAGCTGGTCAACCTGCTGCACCGTCGTCACTCGAATATCGTCCGTGTTCTTGCCGTGTTCGACACGAAAGATCAGCTTTTTGTCACCTCTAATTACCATCTTAATATTGAAAAACTGCGAATGCCGGAGAGCGCCCGATTTATTTCTGGCATTAGTACTCAACGCCTGGGAAACGCGATAATTTTACGCACGCCAATACGGTCAGAAAGCTACTATCCAGATGAGGCGGCCAATGAAAATGCCAAGCCCAGCGGCAATCCGCTGGGCTACGTTGCCATTGAACTGGATTTACAGTCGATCAGATTACAGCAATATAAGGAAGTTTTTCTCTCAACCCTGCTGCTGTTGCTCTGCCTGTGTCTGGCGATGCTGTTCGCCTATCGTTTGATGCGCGACGTCACCGGGCCTATTCGAAATATGGTCAATACGGTTGATCGCATTCGTCGTGGGCAGCTTGATAGCAGAGTGTCCGGACATATGTTAGGTGAGTTGGACATGTTGAAAAACGGCATTAACTCCATGGCTATGTCGCTGACCGCTTATCATGAAGAAATGCTGCAAAATATCGATCAGGCCACCTCGGATTTGCGAGAAACTCTTGAACAGATGGAGATCCAGAATGTGGAGCTGGATCTGGCCAAGAAGCATGCTCAGGAAGCCGCACGGATCAAATCAGAATTCCTTGCCAATATGTCCCATGAGCTGCGCACCCCTCTTAATGGCGTTATTGGCTTTACCCGTCAGACGCTCAAGACCTCTCTCAATTCGACCCAACGCGATTATCTGCACACCATTGAGCGCTCGGCAAATAATCTGTTGAGCATTATTAATGACGTTATGGATTTCTCAAAGCTTGAAGTCGGCAAACTGGTGCTGGAAACGATTCCCTTCCCGCTGCGTGCCACGCTCGACGAAGTCGTGGTTTTACTGGCGCAATCTGCTCATGAGAAAGGGCTGGAACTGACACTGAATATTCAGCATGACGTGCCGGACAATGCCATCGGCGATCCGCTCCGACTGCAACAGATCATCGTTAACCTGCTGGGTAACGCCATCAAATTTACTGAGTACGGACATATTAATATCCGTGTGGAAAAACGCGCGTTGATCAACAACCGCATCGAGCTGGAGGTGCAGATCCACGACACGGGCATCGGTATTTCAGAGAAACAGCAGTCGCAGTTGTTTCAGGCGTTTCGTCAGGCCGATGCCAGTATTTCCCGACGCCATGGAGGTACAGGCCTGGGCCTGGTGATTACCCAAAAGCTGGTGCATGAAATGGGTGGAGAAGTATCGTTCCATAGCCGATTGAATCAGGGATCAACCTTCTGGTTTCATATCAATCTTGCACTGAATCCGAATGCCGCCAGCGATCTGCGCATTGCTGACTGTCTGCAAAACAGGAGCCTTGCCTACATTGAAGCGAATCCAGCCGCCGCTCAATCAACGCAGGATTTGCTGGCTGCTACCAAAATGACCGTCAGTTACAGTCCCAACCTGGAGGAGCTTCCTCCCGGGCACTATGACGTTTTGCTTATCGGGCTGCCAGTGACAAAAGAACAGGGCGGCAAAATAGCCAACCACGAACTGCTACCCATTTTACAACGTGCTGACAACGTGATCATGGCACTGCCCTGCCAGATGCAAACCTATGCAGAAGATCTCAAAGCGCGAGGGGTAAGTGCCTGTTTAATTAAGCCTGTGTCTCTTACGCGTCTGTTGCCCGTGCTGTTCGATTATCACATGCAGGATTCCGGTCTTCGGACAGAGAAACGTCGTCTGCCGCTGACGGTCATGGCCGTTGATGATAACCCTGCCAATCTGAAATTGATCGGTGCGCTGCTGGAAGAACAGGTAGAGCATATTGTCCTCTGTGGCAATGGTTTTACCGCCATCGAAGAAGCACAAAAACAGGCACTCGACATAATTTTGATGGATATCCAGATGCCAGAAATAGACGGTCTGCGCACCAGTGAGTTAATTCGTCAACTGCCACAGCATTTAACAACGCCCATTGTCGCCGTCACCGCCCATGCGCTCAATGGCGAGCAGGAACAGTTGTTTAAAGCAGGCATGGTTGAGTACCTAGCGAAACCCATTGATGAAGGCAAACTTAGCCAGTTGTTGGCTCGTTACTCGCCTGCACCTGTAGTGATGACGCTGCCGGATACGACCGGCTCGCTTGACTGGCAGCTGGCACTTCGCCAGGCAGCCAATAAGCCGGATTTGGCCCTGGATTTATTACAGATGCTGGTTGATTTCCTGCCGGATGTACAAAGTCTGGTTAACCGTTATATGCAGGAAAACAATCCACAGGCGCTGCGCGATATTATCCACAAGCTCCATGGTAGCGCCAGTTACAGCGGTGTTCCCCGACTGAAAAAACTGTGCCAACAGATTGAGCAAAATCTGCGGTTAAATAATGATATTGCAGCCGTTGAACCAGAATTGTACGAACTGCTGGATGAGACTGAGAATGTCACAACCTTAGCCAGAAAGAGGCTGGGACTGAGTGATTGAGTCATTTCCAAAGGCGGCATCAGTGCCGCCCCGTTGGTCAACTTATTTGCCTATGGTTTGCCCCACGGCAATGGAAGCCGCGATATTGCGCGCGGCCATTTGCACATTCTCTGCCGCAGATGACAAGGCCTCTTCCAGTGTGGTGATTCGGTAGATCACGCTGAAAACGGCATCCAGCCCGTGCTGATGGACTACCGCCACATCCGGCGTCAGACTTCCCGCAATACCAATAACCGGCTTATTGTAGCGTTTAGCTATTTTCGCTACCCCAATGGGCACCTTGCCATGAATGGTCTGGCTGTCGATGCGACCTTCACCGGTAATGACCAGCGTGGCCTCCTTTACCAGGCGATCAAGTCCCAGCGCTTCGGTCACGATCTCCACGCCCCGGCGCAGTTCTGCATGGCAGAAAGCGTATAGTCCCGCGCCCATTCCCCCAGCCGCACCACCGCCCACCAGGGAAAGTACGTCAATATCCAGTTCCCGAAGGATAACGTCTGCATAGTGCGCTAACGCTTTATCCAGCTGTTTAACCCCCTCAGAAGTGGCGCCTTTTTGCGGGCCGAACACCGCAGAGGCACCTTCTTTGCCCACCAGCGGATTGGTCACATCGCAGGCCACTTCAAAACGGCAGTATTGAATGCGTGAATCGAAATCACTCATATCAACAGAAGCCAGTTGTACAAGCTGGCCACCGCCGTAACCAATTTGCTGACCGTGATGGTCCAGTAATTTCGCACCCAGTGCCTGCACCATCCCGGCACCACCGTCGTTGGTCGCGCTGCCACCGATACCAATGATAAAATGCCTGACGCCCTGATCGAGCGCACTAAGGATCAGCTCTCCGGTCCCCCATGATGTGGTGATCAGCGGGTCGCGATCTGTCGTCGCCATCAGTTCAAGCCCGCTCGCCGCCGCCATTTCAATGTAGGCGCAGCGCTTATCGCCAGACAAGCCGTAAAATGCCGCTACCGGCTCGCCAAGCGGGCCAGTCACCGTCAGGCGGATCAGGCTACCTTTTGTCGCGGCCACCATTGCCTCGACGGTGCCTTCGCCCCCATCGGCTACGGGTAGTTTGACGTAATCTGCATCAGGGAAAATTTCGCGGAACCCCAGCTCAATGTGTCTGGCAACCTGCCGGGCGGTCAGGCTTTCTTTATATGAATCGGGAGCGATGAGTATTTTCATATATTATCCGTTCGCTGTTAAGCTCTTCCCGACCCGGCGGGAGCAGGTGCCGTCAAGCCGGATCGCGCGGCTATTTGCTGATTTCAACTTTGGCTAATTTCTCATAGTAACAGGCCAGGGCGCTGTGATCGGCTGTACCCAGCCCATCGGCGCGTAATGCCTGCATCATCTCCATCACCGCTGCGGTCAGCGGCAACTGCGCACCTACACTGTGGGAGGTATCCAGCGCGTTAGCCAGGTCTTTAATATGCAGATCGATACGGAATCCCGGCTTGAAATTACGGTCCATAACCATCGGCGCTTTCGCATCCAGCACGGTGCTACCGGCCAGCCCACCGCGAATAGCCTGATAAACCAGCTCCGGGTTTACGCCCGCCCTGGTCGCGAGGGTCAGCGCTTCTGACATCGCCGCAATATTCAGTGCGACGATCACCTGATTGGCCAGTTTGGTCACATTACCTGCGCCAATATCGCCCGTATGCACTACTGAGCCGGCCATTGCTTTCATAATGTCGTAACATTTGTCGAACAGTGCCTTGTCACCCCCGACCATCACTGACAGCGTGCCATCAATTGCTTTTGGTTCACCGCCGCTTACGGGCGCATCCAGCAAGGCAATCCCTTTTTCTGCCAGCGCTTGATAAATTTCACGGCTGGCCAGCGGCGCAATCGAACTCATATCAATAATAATGGTACCTGCTTTCGCGCCCTCAATAACACTTGCCTGGCCCAATAGCACCTCTTTAACCTGAGGCGAATTGGGCAGCATGGTGATAATCACCTCACACTGCTCGGCGACGGCTTTGGCAGAAGAAGCCACGCCAGCGCCCAGACTGACCAGCTCCGCTTCGCTTTCCCGATTGCGATCGCGTACCACAAGGCTGTAACCCGCTTTCAGCAGGTTTTTACTCATGGGTTTGCCCATAATGCCCAGACCAATAAAGCCGATTTTCATGTTTTTTCTCCTTAACGATGAATTATTTTTTGAAGCGATCGCATAAAGCCTGCGTGGCACCTCGGAAGATACCGACATCGCTCCCGACTGCGACAAAACCAGCGCCCCATTCCAGATAACGTCGGGCATCGGCCTCAACTGGTGCAAGTATGCCGCTGGGTTTGCCAGCCGCTTTCGCCCGTTCAAAAATATGCTTAATGACTTTCAGCACCGCCTGATGGGCTGGTTGTCCCAGGTAGCCCAGTGCCGCCGAGAGATCGCCCGGGCCAACGAAAACCCCATCCACGCCCTCTGTCGACGCAATCGCATCAATATTGTCCACCCCCCGCTGGGTTTCGATCTGCACCAGTAAGCTGACGTTATCGTTAATGATGCGGTTGTAATCCGGCACGGTGCCGTACATGTTGCTGCGATGAGAAACGGACACCCCACGAATGCCCTGCGGCGGATAACGTGTGGATGCCACAGCCCTGCTGGCTTCTTCGGCTGTTTCCACAAAGGGAATGAGAAAATTGGAGAACCCAATATCCAGCAAGCGTTTAATGATGACCGGTTCATTACAGGGTGGCCGTACCACTGGCGCGCTGGCGCTGCCTTTCAGCGCCATCAGTTGTGGAATAAAAGTGGTGATATCGTTGGGGGCGTGCTCCCCATCCAGAACCAGCCAGTCAAAACCAGCCAGTCCCAGGATTTCGGTAGTGATTGGATTTGCCAGTGCACACCAGCTACCGATTAAGGTCTCTCCGGCCAACAGACGCTGACGGAAACGGTTAGGGACGTTTACATAGCTCATCACTTTCTCCTGAAACGTTAGCGCACCAGACAGGGGCGCTTATTATCAAAGGCCCAGCCCGGCACCAGAAATTGCATGGCCTGCGCATCATTACGCGCACCCAGACCGTGCTGCAGATACAGTCGATTGGCCTTCATCACCTGGTCCATATCCAGTTCAACCCCCAGGCCGGGTCTTTCAGGAACCTGAACGCAGCCGCCTTTAATTTGCAGCGGCTGACGGGTCAGACGCTGATTGCCCTCCTGCCAGATCCAGTGGGTATCAATGGCGGTAATTTTTCCGGGGGCCGCCGCAGCCACATGGGTGAACATCGCCAGCGAGATATCAAAATGGTTATTGGAATGCGAGCCCCAGGTAAGACCGAAATCGTGGCACATTTGTGCGACGCGCACCGAACCTTGCAGGGTCCAGAAATGGGGATCGGCGAGGGGAATATCGACAGATTGCAGAGACAAGGTGTGTCCCATCTGTCGCCAGTCAGTGGCAATCATATTGGTGGCGGTAGGCAACCCGGTCGCCCGACGAAACTCCGCCATGACTTCACGCCCGGAATATCCCTGCTCCGCACCGCACGGATCTTCCGCATAGGCCAGCACGTCACGCAGTGATTCCCCCAACGCAATCGCCTCTTCCAGCGACCAGGCACCGTTTGGATCCAACGTGATGCGCGCCTGCGGGAAACGTTTTGCCAGCGCGGTGATGGCCTCTGCTTCTTCCTCACCCGCCAGCACACCGCCTTTTAGTTTGAAGTCGTTGAAGCCATATTTTTCATAAGCCGCTTCTGCCAGCCGAACCACACGTTCAGACGTCAGTGCCTCTTCGTGCCGCAGGCGATACCAGTCGCATGCCTCATCGGGCTGACACTGGTAAGGCAGCGAGGTTTTACGGCGATCGCCGATATAAAACAGATAGCCCAGCATTTCCACGCGATCGCGCTGCTGCCCCTCCCCCAGCAGTGAAGCAACATTGACCCCCAGATGCTGCCCCAGCAGATCGAGCAGCGCAGACTCGATACCGGTCACCACGTGAATAGTGGTGCGCAAATCGAAGGTCTGCGTGCCACGACCACCAGCATCGCGGTCGGCAAAGGCATTGCGTACCTGGCTAAGCAGATTTTTATATTCACCGAGGGTATGCCCTGTCAGCAACGCCGCCGCCTCTTCCAGAGTTTTACGAATTTTCTCGCCGCCAGGAATTTCTCCCACGCCGGTATGCCCGGAGTTATCCTTGATAATGACAATATTACGGGTGAAAAACGGTGCATGTGCCCCACTGAGGTTGAGCAGCATGCTGTCATAACCCGCCACCGGAATAACCTGCATATCAATGATGATGGGTGTGGCTGTCGCATGATTCATAGCGTGTTCCTTCTCAATAACCCGAATTTAACGCCCGAAAACCGGGCGCTTGCGATCAAATGTCCAACCGGGGATCAGGTACTGCATGGCGAGGGCATCATTGCGCGCTCCGCACGGCAGTGTTTTATACAGTGCGTGGGCCTGCTCAAGCCTTTCCCAGTCCAGCTCAACCCCCAGACCCGGTGCGTCCGGCACCGCGATCTTACCTCCACGAATTTGTAGCGGTTCCCGGGTAAGGCGTTGATTGCCCTCCTGCCAGATCCAGTGAGTATCAATAGCGGTAGGTTGCCCCGGTGCAGCCGCACCGACGTGGGTAAACATCGCCAGCGAGATATCAAAATGGTTATTGGAGTGGCAGCCCCAGGTCAGACCCCAGTCATCACAAAGTTGGGCAACGCGCACTGCGCCACTCAGCGTCCAGAAATGCGGGTCGGCCAGCGGGATATCGACCGCATTCAGCATGACGGCGTGGTTCATCTCACGCCAGTTGGTGGCAATCATATTGGTCGCTACCGGCAAACTGGTTGCACGGCGAAATTCGGCCATCACCTCCCGCCCTGAATAGCCCTGCTCTGCGCCACAGGGATCCTCTGCGTAGGCCAGGATGCCTCGCAGGTCTTTGCACAGCGAAATGGCTTCATCCAGCCCCCAGGCACCATTGGGATCGACGGTAATTCGCGCATCGGTGAACCGTTTTTTCAGCGTTTTTAGCGTCTCAATCTCCTGTTCACCCGGCAGCACACCGCCTTTTAGTTTAAAATCTTTAAACCCGTATTTATCCTGTGCGGCCTCCGCCAACAGCAGCATAGCAGCGCTGTCCATCGCCGGCTGATGGCGCAGGTGATACCAGGCATGGTCTGCCTGTTCGCCGGCCAAATAGGGCAAATCGGTTTTTCGACGATCCCCGATGTAAAACAAATAGCCCAGAACAGCCACTGCATCGCGCTGTTTACCCGGCCCCAACAGTTCTGCCACTGGCACCTGCAGGTATTGCCCTAACAGATCAAGCAGAGCCGCCTCCAGCCCAGCAACCGCATTCACCCGCAGTTCAAAGGTCCATGCGCCCTTACCAAAAGTATCGAAATCCGCCGACTGGTTTCCTTTATGTACCTGTTGCACCAGGCTGTTCATCCGCGCAATTTCGTTCCCTATGACTTGAGGCACCGCGGCCAGCAGCGTCTGAAAAATGGTCTCGCCACCTGGCGCTTCACCCACGCCAGTGTGGCCGGCGCTGTCGGTCAGCACCACAATATTGCGGGTGAAATAAGCACTGTGCGCACCGCCGATATTCAGTAGCATGCTGTCATAACCCGCCACCGGGATAACCTTCATGTCGGTGATCACGGGCGTGCTTTGCGTACTCATCACGTCTCCTTCAGAGCGGCTTGAGCTCAATACGTTTAATGTCTTTTACCAGCACCAGATAACTCAGCACCGCAACAAAAGCATGGATGCCGACGTACACCAGTGCGCCGTTGTATGAGCCGGTAGTGGCAATGATGTAGCCAATGGCGACAGGCGTAACAATGCCGGAGATATTGCCAAACATATTGAACAGGCCGCCGCTCAGACCGCTGATCTCTTTCGGTGCGGTATCCGCCATGACGGCCCAGCCCAGCGCACCAATCCCTTTTCCAAAGAACGCCAGTGCCATAAAGAACACCACAACCCATTCCGTATCGACGTAGTTACACACCACCATGATAATGGAGAGCAGCATCCCCAATACGATGGGCGTTTTACGGGCAATATTCAGCGATCCGGTTCTGCGCATCAGCCAGTCCGAAATGATGCCGCCCAGCACGCCGCCGAGAAAACCACAGATGGCGGGCACAGAAGCCACCACCCCGGCTTTTAAAATGGACATGCCGCGCGCCTGCACCAGATAAACCGGGAACCAGGTAATAAAAAAGTAGGTCAAGGCATTGATACAGTATTGCCCCAGATAAATGCCGATCATCATTCTGGAACCAATAAGCTGCTTGATTTGGTGCGTTTTTTCAGCCCAGCTGACTTTCCGTACTGTTTGCTTTTGATCCATATGAATCAGCGCTCCGCCCTGCTCCATATAAGCCAGTTCGGCACTGTTGACGCCAAGATGTGTGTTCGGATCGCGGATTGCCTTCAACCAGATGAGGCTGATGATGATCCCAAGTCCGCCCATAAACCAGAAAACGTGCGCCCACCCCACTGCTGACACCAGCCATCCCATGATGGGTGCAAAAATCACCGTGGCGAAATATTGTGCCGAGTTAAAGATAGCCACGGCAGTGCCTCTTTCCTGTGCAGGAAACCAGGCGGCAACAATCCGGCTGTTACCGGGAAACGAAGGTGCCTCGGCCAGCCCAACCAGGAAACGCAACATAAAAAGCACGGCAATCACGGTAAAACCGCTAAACAAATCGACAAAGCCCTGAAGCAGGGTAAACAGCGACCAAAGGAAAATGCTCCAGAAATAGACGCGCCTTGAGCCAAAACGGTCAAGAAGCCAGCCGCCGGGAATCTGCCCAATAACATAAGCCCATGAGAACGCAGAGAAGATATAACCCAGTCCGACAGGATCGAGACCGATATCCTTCGACATAGCGGAACCGGCAATGGCAATAGTCGCACGGTCTCCGTAATTAAAAGAGGTGACAATAAACAGCATCACCACGATCCAGTAGCGTGCGTGCGTTCTTTTTTGCACGTCACTCGCGGTACCAGTGATTGAATTCATAATGCACTCCTGAAATCCAGCT from Erwinia tracheiphila harbors:
- a CDS encoding MFS transporter, whose translation is MNSITGTASDVQKRTHARYWIVVMLFIVTSFNYGDRATIAIAGSAMSKDIGLDPVGLGYIFSAFSWAYVIGQIPGGWLLDRFGSRRVYFWSIFLWSLFTLLQGFVDLFSGFTVIAVLFMLRFLVGLAEAPSFPGNSRIVAAWFPAQERGTAVAIFNSAQYFATVIFAPIMGWLVSAVGWAHVFWFMGGLGIIISLIWLKAIRDPNTHLGVNSAELAYMEQGGALIHMDQKQTVRKVSWAEKTHQIKQLIGSRMMIGIYLGQYCINALTYFFITWFPVYLVQARGMSILKAGVVASVPAICGFLGGVLGGIISDWLMRRTGSLNIARKTPIVLGMLLSIIMVVCNYVDTEWVVVFFMALAFFGKGIGALGWAVMADTAPKEISGLSGGLFNMFGNISGIVTPVAIGYIIATTGSYNGALVYVGIHAFVAVLSYLVLVKDIKRIELKPL